The sequence AAGGGAGTTTTGGCAGTAATGTGCCTTTTTGAATGTTGCTGGACTAAATTCGAGCCGAGACAGGATAGCATTGGGGCACGTGGTGGGACTGGGAACTGTACAATAAGATGACAATTTTAGTTTCTGTTGAAATCTTCCAAGACAGGAAGCCTTTCTAGCCTATGGAGCAGGCTTTAGACAAAACTGCCAGACTCTAATTTTTGTCACTTAGTGCTTTTTAATTAGGCGGGGACATTTTCTTCTAGATGTTTGAGGGCGTGGCTCTTTCCGAGCGGCACACCCACGTATCCTGCCACAGCGCATCTCGGGTAATGTCTTCTTGCTTAATACTGGTGTGGAGTTTGTAAACACAGCAAATCCTGTTGTCATCAGTTTGTAGGTGGCCGTGTTGGTTCTGCCTCAGTACGTACATACCAGCAAAAACAACAAGTGTTGTGAGGAGATTGCTTAATGACTTGGCCTGGAATGTGTTATGAGATAAACTCTTGGGCTAAAagtaatttggttttgtttgtttaatgaTGATTTCAGGTAAAGAACTTGGGTTTTGGTAATGTTCctacaaattattttctcaacAGTTTCCGTATGCATGGATATCACCTGAATCTTCTTAGCAGACCTTAAATTGTGTGTCAGCTTACCCTAGCCATGAGTGGCTCCAAACCTGATATCCTGTGGGCCCCACACCACGTTGACAGATTTGTTGTGTGTGATTCAGAGCTGAGCCTTTATCACATTGACTCTGCTGTAAGCTCAGAGCTCAAGGCAGGGTCCTTGCGCTTGTCAGAGGAAACTACGGCTACGCTGCTATCAATAAACTCGGATACTCCCTACATGAAATGTGTGGCTTGGTATCCCAAGTACGATCCTGAGTGTCTCCTCGCTGTTGGACAGGCCAATGGCCGAGTGGTGCTTACCAGCCTCGGGCAAGATCACAACTCCAAATCCAAAGATTTGATTGGCAAAGAGTTTGTTCCCAAGCACGCTCGGCAGTGCAATACCCTGGCCTGGAACCCCCTGGACAGCAACTGGcttgctgctgggctggataAACATCGGGCTGACTTTTCTGTACTGATCTGGGATATCAGCAGCAAATATGCCCCAGAGACTGCAGTTGCTACAGAGAAAGTGAGGCTTTCAGCAGGAGATGCAGAGGCAGGCCTGGTAGTTACAAAACCACTGTATGAATTAGGACAGAATGATGcttgtctctctctctgttgGCTTCCACGGGATCAGAAACTGCTGTTAGCTGGAATGCATCGAAATCTGGCTATCTTTGATCTTAGGAACACAAgccaaaaaatatttgtgaacaCCAAGGCTGTCCAAGGAGTGACTGTTGATCCCTATTTCCATGATCGTGTTGCTTCCTTCTATGAAGGTCAGGTTGCCATATGGGATTTAAGAAAGTTTGAAAAGCCTGTTTTGACCCTGACAGAACAACCAAAACCCTTAACAAAAGTTGCATGGTGTCCAACAAGGACTGGACTGTTAGCTACTTTAACAAGGGATAGTAACATCATTAGACTGTATGACATGCAGCATACTCCCACCCCTATTGGAGATGAAACTGAGCCAACAATAATTGAGAGAAGTGTCCAACCATGTGAAAATTACATTGCTTCATTTGCCTGGCATCCCACAAGTCAGAACCGAATGGTAGTAGTGACTCCCAACAGGACTATGTCCGACTTCACCGTTTTTGAAAGAATTTCTCTTGCGTGGAGCCCAGTGACATCCTTAATGTGGGCTTGCGGACGACATTTGTATGAGTGTACAGAAGAGGGAAAGGCTAGCTCCTTGGAAAAAGACATAGCAACCAAAATGCGCCTCAGAGCTCTCTCAAGGTATGGTCTTGATACTGAACAGGTTTGGAGAAATCACCTCCTAGCTGGAAATGAAGATCCTCAGCTGAAGTCCCTTTGGTACACTCTGCATTATatcctttattttattgtagTTTTTGTCCTAAGGAAGTAATATACCTTTATATGTAAACCACTtatataaaatgcattaaaatctTTAAATACAATGCAACATCGtgtaaatattttgtatatGTTAACAGGATGTGacttcaattttttaaaaacattttttgtgaaaaattaagCTTCCTATACATGAAAATACTTATGAAGCAGTATACTGAAGATATGGATCAAAAACTTACAGGAAACAAAGGTCCCTTAGTTTACACTGGCATTAAATCAATTGTGAAGTCATCTTTGGGTAAGAATGTTCTAACTTTACTAAGTATTGTTGTACTATGTTTGCAGAGTGATGCACTCATGAATTTGTCTTTGGCAATTGTTCAAAGAGACtattcaaaaatacaaaaacaaagtatttctgtttgtgttttaataATGTAAGTTAACAGGAACTTCCAGAGTTTTCAGTGTTCTTGGAAAGTCAGTAATTGTAGAAGCATAGTATCCTCAGAACCAAATCTTTGAACTGTTTCAAACATTTGAGTTTTGACTATGGTGCTAAGAATTCTTGCTCCCTGCATATTATACTTTTTTGCATAATATTTTATTCCCTACAgaatattatatttttcaaagctcCACATCAGGGTGTGGTTCTAGAAAGGTGACTTTGCTGTTGTCACTGCTGTTGTATTAAGTACATTTGTAACTACATTTAAATAAGCTGACCTGTTCTGAAGTGGTGATCAGCCCTGAGTCATCACATTCTACCTCTCATGCTTGCTGAAATCTTTCTTagtataatttattatttgaatacttctttctctcttcaatATATATCTTGTTAATAACTATGCTTCTTGGAGCAGAAAATGAGTCTTCAGTGGTGGGAAAGCTTCTGACACATTGATGCTGACTGAGAGCTGGTAGAGCAGGTGCTTGATGGTGTATTATATACTTTCAGTTTGAACATACTGAGAATTCCTGTCAAATGTAACAAGTggtagaagaaagaaaaaagactgaGAAATATGTGTTAAGCTTAGGTGCATAATTTTTAGTAgatcaaaataattctgtgcaTGCTGCTCCTTGCATGGAGTTGTAAGCTATGTTAAAGTACTAAAATGCAATACTCAGCTTTTGTACCTTGCTTTGTGATTGAAATCAAAGCCTTGTGTTGTGATTGCAATTGAAATTGTGATTTAAGCATCATTTAACTTCTTTCCCATTTCTAGGAGCAACAGAGAAcctcaggcacagcaggagtggATCTGATAGACAGGCAGATATTATTCAGTATCTGAGTGAAGAGAGATCTTTggctttgcagctctgtgggtggATAAAGAAGGGAACAGACTTAGATGTGGAACCTTTCCTAAATTCATTGGAACAGGAGGGAGACTGGGAGCGAGCTGCTGCTGTAGCACTTTTCAACTTGGACATACGGCGAGCAATACAAATTCTGAATAAAGGGGCTTCCTCAGGAAAAGGTGTGTATTGTGTTTAGTTTTTTATCTTGGCACTATATCACATTAGTAGATTTTTTCTGTTAACAGAATTGTGGAAGATAGTATGGAAGAGATGCCTGTTACGTTGTAAAATTGTTACTTGAAACACTGGTATTGGAGCTTGACAAATCCTGCTATTTCACTCATCTGACTACCATATGCCATACTGTCTATTTAAAATGGATCGTGTGTTTCAGAATTTCCTTCCTGATAAAAGCCTCTGAAAGATTTATGTTCTGAACTAGTGGGattctttttgctttaatgGAACTGCTGGGGGAAAGAATGTCTGTCTGTGCTTTCCACAGGGAGGGGTCAGAGTGGAGACGTGCTATTTTCAAATTGAAGAATAAAATTGAACTTTCTGGCAGAATGAATATTTAGATTTaatagtttttctgtttttaggAAACTTCTTGGCTTGAAACTTTTGTATAAAATTCTCCAGCTAGGTCTGTTAAACAATGGCTGGATATACAATCCTGCCTTTTCACTTCTTGTGGATATAAATTATGATAATGACAATCTTTTGTGATAGCTATTTCAAAATACCACAAGTAGTGTGGTGATGTTTAAAGAGGCTGTCATGCATGTAGATGCTGACTTACCTGAACAAAGGCATTTAAAGCAGAAGCTACTATACGTGGTAGTGTATGCACATTAATTTAGGTAGTGTTAATTCTACTGCATTTTATGTTGAATCCTGACAAAACATTGTGTTTCAAATGGATGCTTTCATTTACAGTTTTAACTGGAGCTTTTTTAAGTTCTTAACTTGAATAATATTCTTTCACTTTTCATAAATCAGGTGATCTGAACCTTAATGTTGTAGCAATGGCTCTGTCAGGCTACACAGATGAGAAGAACTCACTTTGGAGAGAAATGTGCAGTACTCTGAGACTGCAGTTGAACAATCCCTACTTGTGTGCTATGTTTGCTTTCCTGACGAGTGAGTCTGGTTCATATGATGGTGTTTTGGTGAGTAAATTTCTGTGTTagattaaaatttctttatgcAATAGGAGCCTGTAGATACATGCACTTATGTAGGGGGAGTCCTATATACTCCAAGAATTAATCGAATATAAACCTATTCTTTTATCCTAGTGCTGGCATATAGCATATCTGTCTGCAGAAGAGACATCTCATATTAGTGAATAAGTCATGCATGAGCAGCCAAAATATAGATTAGagttaaaacatttttagaggaattttatttttagcatggAGTTATTAAGCCTCTAGAAATACATTATCAAAGTAATGTAAGcagtggaaagaaattaaagcaattaaTAGTGGAATTGCAAAAAGCAGACTAAATGCAGGGGAGTTTGCAGAACTTTCATCAAGCTACATTTGCAATgaagtgtattttattttcccttgcttacttgttaaaataatttcattttgttgaaAGAGTAAATAGAGTAGTTCCAGAGCTTCTGGAAGTGATACAGAAATGCCATTTAAAGGGCAAACAAAATCTTTAATCATGAGATACTTTGAGCCTTTGGAGGAGTTAATGTACTTGATTCCTGGTTAGAGATCAGTAGAAATACCTGATTCAGTAGGAATTATTTAGCCTTGGAGAAGACTCCTGTAGTGCAGCAGAGTAATTGGCCCAAAGCTGTTGAAAGTGAAGTTGTCATAATTTGATGCTCTTAGggtaatgaaaaacaaaaatggctAGAATCCCAGAGGAGAGAAAcctgaatctttttttttttctttctttctttctgcctgtcTTTGAGAGAGAGTATTGTTGTTCTCTGGATGTTGGGTAGTacttttatagattttttttaattgatgaaCTGGCAATTCACATGTGATAAGgtgctgtttgtttgggtttaattttaatttttccttcagtgagACCTGTTGATGTCTGCATGAAAGATTTTGCCAAGCACATCTTGTTTTGGCAGTCACAATTTCTAATCTGAGAACATCAGGGAAAAATACAGGCATAGCTAAGTGTGAGAATTGATAtagagaagtattttttttctgcagtgtcaCATCTagtaaaatgaataaaaagtaaaaatacactGCTGGACCCCAAGTGCTAATATACTTCTGGGAAATTAATTCTGGATGtttagtttttgtttgcttagggtgttttgtttgctttgttaaCTTTTGTTTGCAATTTAAGGAAGGAATGAGTGGTTAGGCTAGTTATTATGTAAATACAGTAAGTGGaacttggtttgtttttcttctgactgTGACTTGATGGGACACCTGGCTATACATGCTGGAAGCACTAAGTCCTCTACAGGACTTGCAAAGTTTATTTTTGTAGAGTTTCACATGTAGGATATGTTGTACCAGACTTTCTGGGTAGATTGTTCCCATATCTGCGGTTTTCCTCTGATATCTGTATCTGAGTACAAACAAGTAAGCTGATATTTAGAGTTAGCCTTCTCCAGATGTCACATTTTCTTTGTACACAATCAATTTCATTGTATTAGTTACGCAGTAGTGCAAGTGTTCTGGTTTTTATATTGTGTTGGAAAATGGAAACATGTATTTGATGTCagtaattcccatttttctctctgaagtaTGAAAATAATGTAGCTGTACGAGACAGAGTGGCATTTGCTTGCAAGTTCCTTAATGATGCTCAGGTAAGTTTGTGATTGCACTTTTAAACAAACTTTTAAACTGGGCTTTATCCAGTGGCAGAAGAAACTGGGGTGGAGGGGTGAACAGTGGAAATAATGAGTCAtgagtgatttattttttcttatcacAGTAGTATATAAGGTATGGTATCATGTGGTTTTTAGTTTGTACTTCCAGGTTAATTTTAGATTctgtttttggttggttggtttgggggcttcattggttttgtggttttggaggtttttgtgAGTATTCATTACATGGTAGTTCAAATGCAGTTGCATTAACTGTACACCTGTTTTACTGGAgagtatttctatttcttcagTATTTATTTCCAGGTGTTAATGTTCTCTCAAGttatggtttggttttgcagcagaaatgttCTATTTTAAATTCACCAAAGTATTCTAAGAATACATAACCTCTCTCCTTGCATTTTCTATCAGGAAGCCTAAAGTTTGTTTATAAATACTTGATTTCATGCAGTTTCATATGATAAAGTAATTTAACTTTTCCTGCATAACATCCAGCAAGCAATGCATTCTGttagctgcagatgctgtttttacatgtatttatatatttcttcatatatatttttttatagcTCAACAGGTTTATTGAAAAGCTGACAAATGAAATGAAGGAGGCTGGGAATTTGGAGGGAATACTGTTAACAGGGCTAACAAAAGATGGAGTTGACTTGATGGAAAGTTATGTTGACCGAACTGGAGATGTCCAGACAGCAAGCTATTGCATGCTACAGGTTAGTGTTTcattccaaaataaattttatggaGGAAAACTAAACGTAGTTTCTTTATCTTATGAactaaaaagtattttctgtattaaattGGGACAATTGGTTCTTTGGTTATTTTTGTGGAGTCATCTGAAAAACTCATTGTTAACTGGTAAGTGTGTCTTCACACTCTCTGGTTGAGGTAGCTTGAGGAGATAGGggaaagagacaaaagaaaattgtaatCCTTTTCACAGCTGAACTGGGAATACCCATTTATCTGCTTATTGCTGATGTGTTTCCTgacattttcaggaattttttttttgtttttgctttcagGATTTTGGTAGGGAACAAAAataaggttttttgtttgcttgtaggctttgagtttgttttttttaaataatggatTTACCTTGGCCCTTACACAGTAGCAGCTATTGCCAGCAGTGTATTTAACTGCATATGCAGTCATGACAGATTGTGAAGCATGACAGAAGTTTGAAATCCTTCATCTCACAGACATGAGTTCTTAGGAGGACGTAGCAGCGCAAGTATTTTCAACCAgagagaaactgaagaaaacatttatcaAACTCACATTacaatttcacagaaaattcatCTTTTTCCAGGATAAATGGCACTGTATTATTTCTTATATCTTGTAGTACACTTtgtaaatgcttttgaaaaagtGAGTAATATGTATTTTGTGCCTTTAATGTGTCTCTGACATTTTTTCCTGCCTACTTTAGGGTTCTCCATCAGATGTACTTAAGGATGAAAGGGTTCAGTACTGGATTGAGAACTACAGGAATCTTCTAGATGCCTGGAGGTTTTGGCATAAACGTGCAGAATTTGATATTCATAGGAGTAAGCTGGATCCCAGCTCAAAGCCTTTAGCCCAGGTAAATATAAATCCTGTATGAAATATGACCAGTTCAGAAAGGAACGTGGCATGGTacttctgtaaaaaaacccttgctagttatattttggttttcatgaGGAGTTATGTGCAAAAGAAAGACTTCAGCTTAGCCTGTCCTAAAAAAAGGAGGTGTcagttttttttcaaataacagGTCTTTCAGAAACTGTAACCTATCAACACTTTTCTTCTGGAGAAACTGGGAActcatttgattttttttctctcacatgctgaaaaatgaaatcagagATGTATCACCCTGAATTCTGTGTCAGGgtgagactgatgctgaaacCATGGAACTAGTtcaaattgcttttgttttaattgaaaaaacTTCAGAGCTGTTTTGAAGCCCTTGAACCTGAAACTAAAGTGAACAGCAGCAACTTTCATTATCAGTTCTGAACGTACACTGACCTAAAAACTAACGCCCTGCCCAAGTGCTATCTTCTTAACATCTGGTGGCAGTTTCAGCCAGCATGGTCTTACCATGGCACCGTTTACTCTCTCATGTCTGCTAAGTATGTTCATTATGAGCTTTAGGGCCTGAGAGTTTCTGAGGAAAGCTGGTTTTGAATTCATTTATCAGTCATAGCTGTTTAAGCAGAGTTGTTCCAAGTGGGAGGGAGTTGAGTTTACTGCTCCTTCCGTATGTTGTTTAAGATAAATAGCCCTAAAGAATTTGAAATATGTGCTCCTTGGTGTCAAGTCACAACTTGTGACACAAGGGATGTAGATAAATAATATTAGGATAATCCTTATATTGAGGATTGTAGTGTGAGTCATCTGACTATAACAGAGAGACTAAACTTTATATAGTAAGTAGAATAAACCTAATTTCTTCTATTACTGAAGATACAGCTTTTATTATAATACCTTAAATAATATCTTTCAAAGTTTTAGCAACTGTACATGTTTCTATGTGCTTTTGAAGTTAGTGAGCATCATTAAGGTCtactgctcagggcagggctgtgtgcctTATCTATAAGCCAAGATGTTAAGAACTCCTTCACAAGTATCCTTGGCTTTCCAGAGCACTCTCTAGAATGTCTGgtaaataaatgttaattacCTTGAATGGATTCACTCACAGGTGTAGCAAAAGTggaaccaaaccaaaaaattaaCGGGCATTTGTTCTCTTTAGGTGTTTGTGAGTTGcaatttctgtggaaaatcaATCTCTTACAGCTGCTCAGCTATTCCTCACCAGGGGCGAGGTTTTAGCCAATATGGAGTCAGCGGTTCACCCACCAAGTCCAAAGTTACGAGCTGTCCTGGTTGCCGTAAGCCCCTTCCCCGCTGTGCACTTTGCCTGATTAATATGGGAACACCAGTTTCCAGCTGTCCAGGTATGACACAAAGGGTTTTAGTTCAGCTGCAGTACTAGTTGGAGGCCAAATTAGCATTTCCTATTGAAAGATCTTCTGTTGcacttcttttttctatttgtgCTTATACTGTCAATATTCATACTCAGCCATAATTGAGAACTTGTTTACATCCCATCTAATTTTGGGATGAAACCTTTGTTTCAATTCTTAATGGTCAGACAGTATGCATAATAACTTGTTTCTCACAGTTTTCCATGAGATTGTCAGTCAAATTCCATGGTTAGACAGATATAAAGATCCAAGTATTGTGAGGATCAGTATTGTGAGCTTTACCACTGAAAGAAATGGGGAGTGTGTTTTCTTGTGATCAATTGTAGGCATGCTACATAAATCATTGaatgtaaattaattaatttttagctggaagaggaagagaTGTGTGGTGTACTTTCTGTTACTAAGTATGAAAGAAAGCATGCTGTCAGAGCTAAGAGGTATTATGACTGGAATTGTTTGGTTGTAAATGCCTTTGGCTTGGCATTATATAATGCCTAAATGAAAAGGATTTTGTCCATATTTTTAAGTCAGTCTATTACAGAGCCACGAGCAGCTGTACAGTTGTCGTTTTTATTTACCTCTTCTCATTCTTTCACTGATCTTTGTTATGTATTGAACTTTTTCCAATTCGTAACGTAGATTTTGTTGATATTTTTTATAAAGCAGAAGATTTCATGTGCAGCAGAACAGGCCCATAATTCAATGGATTATAAATCAATCAATAAGGCATAAATCACCATTGAACGAGATTCTGTCTGTAAAACTTGTTTAATAGAGTAGTTTAGCATATCTATAAGATAAGATAAGCAACAGTTTAGCAGTCTAATTCTTTTTTGGCACTCTTCCAGCTCTTAATATTTTTACTgacttctattttaaaatcacaatgCTTTTTCATATAATGTtccttatttcaaaataattttaatggtGTTTCTGGGACTGAAATGTAAATGAAGTGTAATGATTTACAGCCATATTTGTGGGGGTGGGTTTGCCTCTGGACAGGAGGATCCAAGTCAGATGAAAAAGTGGATCTTAGCAAAGACAAGAAGTTAGCCCAGTTCAACAACTGGTTTACTTGGTGTCACAACTGTAGGCATGGTGGACATGCTGGACATATGCTGAGCTGGTTCAGGTAAGTTGATGttaaaattttgttatttcaCATATGTGTTCTGCACTGAGTAGACCATGTCTCCTTCCTTGTATTTATcattataaaatttaaataataaaactgaaCTGTGATGCTGAGTTTTTCTGAGATGCTATAGCTCTGCACATAGTAAAATGTAtaattgcaaaattattttacctgcttttttttttttggctgttgctATTTAGGGACCATACTGAGTGCCCAGTTTCTGCCTGCTCTTGTAAGTGTATGCAGCTGGATACAACAGGGAATCTTGTCCCAGCAGAGACTGTCCAGGCATAAATACTGTTAGAAAATGTGTGGCTCTCTAATGGATGTCCATCATAGTCCAAGCAGATATTTTAGAGAAAGGTAATTTGTGACttactgtgaaaaaataaattggtatCAAAGTAGTAAAATGATGTGTGTATGACTGTGCTTGGTAGAAACAGGTATTCCTGAAGTGAGCCTATAGGTACAGTGCATGGCCCTTATTCAGAGGACTGAAGAAAAGCACTCCTGGAATTGTGGACTCTTTGAATTTGCTAAAATACAAAGAAGACCTTTATT comes from Camarhynchus parvulus chromosome 2, STF_HiC, whole genome shotgun sequence and encodes:
- the MIOS gene encoding GATOR complex protein MIOS, which encodes MSGSKPDILWAPHHVDRFVVCDSELSLYHIDSAVSSELKAGSLRLSEETTATLLSINSDTPYMKCVAWYPKYDPECLLAVGQANGRVVLTSLGQDHNSKSKDLIGKEFVPKHARQCNTLAWNPLDSNWLAAGLDKHRADFSVLIWDISSKYAPETAVATEKVRLSAGDAEAGLVVTKPLYELGQNDACLSLCWLPRDQKLLLAGMHRNLAIFDLRNTSQKIFVNTKAVQGVTVDPYFHDRVASFYEGQVAIWDLRKFEKPVLTLTEQPKPLTKVAWCPTRTGLLATLTRDSNIIRLYDMQHTPTPIGDETEPTIIERSVQPCENYIASFAWHPTSQNRMVVVTPNRTMSDFTVFERISLAWSPVTSLMWACGRHLYECTEEGKASSLEKDIATKMRLRALSRYGLDTEQVWRNHLLAGNEDPQLKSLWYTLHFMKQYTEDMDQKLTGNKGPLVYTGIKSIVKSSLGATENLRHSRSGSDRQADIIQYLSEERSLALQLCGWIKKGTDLDVEPFLNSLEQEGDWERAAAVALFNLDIRRAIQILNKGASSGKGDLNLNVVAMALSGYTDEKNSLWREMCSTLRLQLNNPYLCAMFAFLTSESGSYDGVLYENNVAVRDRVAFACKFLNDAQLNRFIEKLTNEMKEAGNLEGILLTGLTKDGVDLMESYVDRTGDVQTASYCMLQGSPSDVLKDERVQYWIENYRNLLDAWRFWHKRAEFDIHRSKLDPSSKPLAQVFVSCNFCGKSISYSCSAIPHQGRGFSQYGVSGSPTKSKVTSCPGCRKPLPRCALCLINMGTPVSSCPGGSKSDEKVDLSKDKKLAQFNNWFTWCHNCRHGGHAGHMLSWFRDHTECPVSACSCKCMQLDTTGNLVPAETVQA